The Chlorocebus sabaeus isolate Y175 chromosome 1, mChlSab1.0.hap1, whole genome shotgun sequence genome includes a region encoding these proteins:
- the KCNE3 gene encoding potassium voltage-gated channel subfamily E member 3 has protein sequence METTNGTETWYESLHAVLKALNATLHSNLLCRPGPGLGPDNQTEERRASLPGRDDNSYMYILFVMFLFAVTVGSLILGYTRSRKVDKRSDPYHVYIKNRVSMI, from the coding sequence ATGGAGACTACCAATGGAACTGAGACTTGGTATGAGAGCCTACATGCCGTGCTGAAGGCTTTAAATGCCACTCTTCACAGCAATTTGCTCTGCCggccagggccagggctggggccaGACAACCAGACTGAAGAGCGACGGGCCAGCCTACCTGGCCGTGATGACAACTCCTACATGTACATTCTCTTTGTCATGTTTCTATTTGCTGTCACTGTGGGCAGCCTCATCCTGGGATATACCCGCTCCCGCAAAGTGGACAAGCGTAGTGACCCCTATCATGTGTATATCAAGAACCGTGTGTCTATGATCTAA